A stretch of Arachis hypogaea cultivar Tifrunner chromosome 15, arahy.Tifrunner.gnm2.J5K5, whole genome shotgun sequence DNA encodes these proteins:
- the LOC112749026 gene encoding type IV inositol polyphosphate 5-phosphatase 9 yields the protein MQGFKINESKILKRILSFDNSKGDNQNPSLAKKGTHYNLNQSSQNSRTCFHHHTKKIFVGSWNVGGIQPPKNLDMEDWLEIQNNFPDIYVLGFQEIVPLNAANVLGPQNRRVSRKWNSLIGAALNKRMPTKKGERTAEPQKVYPLKDQEQVCVEGDVGQEFQCIISKQMVGMFVTIWVRCDLYRSIHHLSVSSVGCGIMGCLGNKGSISIRFCLHETSFCFICSHLASGGKEEDRKQRNIDAAEILYRTSFPADPLHDMPEKIIDHDRIVWLGDLNYRIYLPDFATKSLIKRRQWETLLKHDQLKMELTEGHVFQGWHEGAIEFPPTYKYHPNSEDYIGCDQKQLTKKKRAPAWCDRILWFGEGMKQSKYSRSESKLSDHRPVKALFKVEIKVAENST from the exons ATGCAGGGATTCAAGATAAACGAGAGTAAGATACTAAAAAGGATACTTAGCTTTGATAATTCCAAAGGAGATAATCAGAATCCATCACTAGCCAAGAAGGGAACTCATTATAATTTGAATCAATCATCTCAAAACTCAAGAACATGCTTCCATCATCACACCAAAAA GATCTTTGTTGGTTCTTGGAATGTTGGAGGAATCCAACCGCCAAAGAATCTGGACATGGAAGATTGGCtagaaatacaaaataattttccgGATATCTATGTTCTAGG GTTCCAAGAAATTGTTCCTTTGAATGCAGCAAATGTGTTAGGACCCCAAAACCGAAGAGTTTCAAGGAAATGGAATTCGCTCATCGGCGCGGCCCTTAACAAAAGAATGCCAACCAagaaaggagaaagaacagcagagcCTCAAAAGGTGTATCCCCTGAAGGATCAAGAACAAGTTTGTGTAGAAGGTGATGTTGGACAAGAGTTCCAATGCATCATAAGTAAGCAAATGGTTGGAATGTTTGTCACAATTTGGGTTCGATGCGACCTCTATCGATCGATCCATCACTTGAGTGTTTCGTCGGTTGGATGTGGAATCATGGGTTGCTTGGGAAACAAG GGTTCAATATCAATTAGATTTTGCTTGCATGAAACGAGCTTCTGCTTTATATGTAGTCATCTAGCTTCCGGTGGAAAAGAAGAAGACCGGAAACAGAGAAACATCGATGCAGCCGAGATTTTGTATCGGACAAGCTTCCCTGCTGATCCTCTTCATGATATGCCTGAAAAAATTATTGATCATGA CCGGATAGTGTGGCTTGGGGATTTGAACTACAGGATCTACCTGCCAGACTTTGCAACAAAATCATTgatcaagagaagacaatggGAAACCTTGTTGAAACATGATCAG ctAAAGATGGAGCTCACGGAGGGTCATGTATTCCAAGGTTGGCATGAAGGAGCTATAGAGTTTCCACCTACCTACAAGTACCACCCTAATTCTGAAGATTACATTGGGTGTGATCAGAAACAATTGACCAAAAAGAAGCGTGCTCCAGCATG GTGTGATCGAATACTATGGTTTGGAGAGGGAATGAAGCAAAGTAAATACAGCAGGAGTGAATCAAAACTCTCTGATCATAGGCCTGTTAAGGCATTGTTCAAAGTTGAGATCAAGGTGGCCGAAAACTCTACTTGA